The nucleotide sequence AACTGGAAAGCCTGAAGCTGCAGATAGGCCTGCGCCAACAATCGGCACTATTGGTCGTTTGCTATACCATGCTTCTCGAATTTGGTCTACAACTTTTCGATGATCTTCGAACGACAAAGGAATTTTAGAATGGGTGGACATATTATTATCTCTGTAAATAACACGTTTAGGTTATTGTCAGACAATAATTTGTCTATTCTTTTACCAATTTTCTGCTAGGCCCGCGTATAGTTCTTCAAATTCTCGCAGCATCACTTTACGTGCGTACTGTTCTTCCACCCGTGTGCGGGCGTTGCGGCCCATCTTGCGGGTGGTTTCCGGATTATCGATCAGCGTTTCAAGGCTTTTTTGCAGTGCCCCATCTACATTGGCGGGGATCACATGACCGTCGACATTGTGGCGAATCAATTGGCTGTTGTTGCCGACATCGGTTACCACAATCCCACGTGCGGCTGCCATGTATTCCAGCACCGCATTCGACATCGATTCTGACGTGGAACAAAGCACAGCCACATCGAGCCCACCCAGATAGTGGGGGATATCTTCACATTTGCCCAACAGTTGGAACGATCCCCCAAGGTTCAGGCGGGCAATCTCTGCCTCCAGGTGCGGTCGAAGTGGACCTTCACCTGCAACCGAAAATTTTACCGATCTCCTTGTGCTGCATAGCTTTGCGGCAACTCGGATGAAACTTTCTACGTTCTTTACGTCCCGCAGGTTGGCCACCATCCCCACGTGGACGGTGGGGCCAAATTTAGGTACAGGTAATCCCGAAAAACGTTCCATATCCACGCCATTGGCAATCACACGCACCTTCCAGGCGGGCACATTCTCACGTTCAATCAACTGTTCACGTGCTTGTGGGCTGTTGGTCAGCGTCAGGCGACACAGTTTTTCCAGTCCTTTGCCCAGCCACTGTTGCCGAGGGGTCAACCAGTAGCCAGTATTATTTCGCACGCGAATAATGTGACGGATCCCTGCCAGTTTCGCCAGTGGCACCGAAAAGTAGCAACTATCCAGAAAATAGGTCTGAAGAATCTGAACTTTGTGCTGCCGCCAGAAACTTAACAATCTGCTTGCAGCAGGCAACGATCGCAAACCGATCAAGTGCTGCACCCCAAGGTGAATCGTGGGCACATCCGCAGCCAGTTCCTGCTCCAGCGGCGAAACGGTATCTCGCAGTATCGTCAGGGTGGGTAAGAACTTACGTCGATCTAACCCGTTGATTAGCGCCAATAACTGTGACTCGGTCCCCGCACGGTTCAGTTCGTCGATGACAAAGTTAATGCCCACGACGCCAGTAGTGCGATGATGAGTTTTTTTTAACAAATTGCCCAGTGAATTGCCCGTCAACATACCCACGTGCCTCCTGCACTGGGAACTGCCACCAGTTCCTCGAATAACTCAACGTATTTCGCCGCCTGCCCACGGAAGGAAAACTCGTGGACAACATGCTCCTGGGCGTTTTCTACCAACTGTTCCGCACGGTGCGGGTTTTTCATCAGCCAGATAATCTGGCGGGAAATCTCATTTTCCTGTTCGGGTGGCACCAGCAGGCCGGTTTCCAGGTGCTTCACAATTTCGGGCGTACCACCGACAGCCGTTGCAATAGTGGGAATCCGGCGTGCGGCTGCTTCCAGAGCAATATTCGGCAATCCTTCCGTAAGTGACGGCAGTATCATTACTTGCGCCATCGCCAGCAATTGATCCACGTCGGTGCGGAAGCCCAGCAACCTCACATGATCGTGCAGCATGTGGTGGCGTATGAATTCTTCAATGGCCCCACGTTCAGGTCCTTCGCCGCACAGCAATAGTAAGACGTTGGGGTGCTGTTTCACCAGTTCCACCATCGACTTCACCAGATACATGTAGCCTTTTTCGGGACTGAGGCGACCCGCACCCAGAATGACATATCGATCGTGGGGCACCACGTTCGCCAGTTTTTCACGCTGCGAATGATGAAGAGGCTCTAATAATTCGTCCCGCATTGCGTTCTTGATGACGCGAATTTTGCTGGCAGGCACACCCGTTTTCCGCACACGACGTGCCTGTTCGGTGGAGACGCACACCACGCGATTCATGCAACGCAGGTGCTTGCGATCGAGCCAGTCGTAAAACTGCACTTTCCAGGTTTCGCCGGTCCAGCCACGGGAAACTGCCACACACGGCACATTCGTGGTGCGTGCTGCAAGTCGGCCCAGCAGATTGGATTTGTAGCCGTGACAGAGCAGCACATCGGCATCGATCTGGCGAATCAGTTGCGAAATATCCCCCACAGCCTGTTGCAGGTGGGGAGTATCGGACTTGATGCGGTACGATTCGAAGCCTGCCTCGCGTGTTTTTTCCAGAAATGGCTGGCAGCGGCCATTTTCGGCAAAACTGGCAAAAAAGGTCTGATATTCAAACGGCAGTGCCTGAGCCAGACCAAGCATCTGGCGTTCTGGCCCACCCCAGAAGGTGCTGGCGGTCAAATGAAGTATTTTCATGATGCATCCGTGCGTCGATGGTGATGGCGTCGGGTCGGGCAATCCACGCCCACCCATTGTGGCATATTATCGCAAATCGTACCAGAGGAAAAATGATGAGAGGAAACTCATTTTTTGTCGGTAGGTATTAGATGTTTTCAATATCATTGTCACCGAAATACTTTACACTTGGGTAAAGCCTTCTGAAGTGCAGCTACGCCGGCATTCGTCACCTTAGTGTTAAATATGTTGAGCGATTGCAAGTTATTTAAACTGTCCAACTCCACAAGACCTGCGTCCGTCAATCCCGTGCCGTAAAGGTCCAGTTTTTGCAAGTTTTTGAGCCCCACCAACACCTTCAGCCCTGCATCAGTCACGTTTGTACCGCCCAGGTTAAGAGACTTCAAGTTTTTTAGCCCAGCCAGCTCTTTCAGCCCTGCATCAGTTACCTTTGTACCGCCCAGATTAAGAGACTGCAAGTTTTTTAGCCCGGCCAGTTCTTTCAGACCAACATCCGTCACTTTAGTGCTGTACAATTCCAGCGTATGCAAGCCTGTTAGCCCGGACAACGCTTTTAATCCAGAGTCCGTCACTGGAGTAAGGCGTAATTCGAGTGTTTGCAAATTCGGGAAGTTGGAGAGTTCTTTCAGTCCCGCGTCCGTTATTGGCGTGCCTCTGAGGTGTAAGGATCGTAAGTTTTTGAGCCCGGCCAGCTCTTTTAATCCCGGGCCTGAAACCATAGTGTTTGATAAATCGAGCAATTGCAAGTATTTGAGCCCTGCCAAATCTTTCAGTCCTTCTTCGGTCACTTTGGTGGAGCCAAGGTCAAGGCAAAAAGGCAGTTCGGGTGCGGGCAGTTTAGTGAGGATGTTATCCGGCCAAAGTTTAAATTGGAAGGCCGGGGTCGGTGCTTCGAGGCTATCCGGTTTCGAGTGAAAGGCAACCAAGTTGCCGTAGTAGTCCTTGCCAATCCAACCTACTTCGGCACCCGCTTGCCGCCAAGCC is from Zavarzinella sp. and encodes:
- a CDS encoding glycosyltransferase, with amino-acid sequence MLTGNSLGNLLKKTHHRTTGVVGINFVIDELNRAGTESQLLALINGLDRRKFLPTLTILRDTVSPLEQELAADVPTIHLGVQHLIGLRSLPAASRLLSFWRQHKVQILQTYFLDSCYFSVPLAKLAGIRHIIRVRNNTGYWLTPRQQWLGKGLEKLCRLTLTNSPQAREQLIERENVPAWKVRVIANGVDMERFSGLPVPKFGPTVHVGMVANLRDVKNVESFIRVAAKLCSTRRSVKFSVAGEGPLRPHLEAEIARLNLGGSFQLLGKCEDIPHYLGGLDVAVLCSTSESMSNAVLEYMAAARGIVVTDVGNNSQLIRHNVDGHVIPANVDGALQKSLETLIDNPETTRKMGRNARTRVEEQYARKVMLREFEELYAGLAENW
- a CDS encoding glycosyltransferase family 4 protein, whose amino-acid sequence is MKILHLTASTFWGGPERQMLGLAQALPFEYQTFFASFAENGRCQPFLEKTREAGFESYRIKSDTPHLQQAVGDISQLIRQIDADVLLCHGYKSNLLGRLAARTTNVPCVAVSRGWTGETWKVQFYDWLDRKHLRCMNRVVCVSTEQARRVRKTGVPASKIRVIKNAMRDELLEPLHHSQREKLANVVPHDRYVILGAGRLSPEKGYMYLVKSMVELVKQHPNVLLLLCGEGPERGAIEEFIRHHMLHDHVRLLGFRTDVDQLLAMAQVMILPSLTEGLPNIALEAAARRIPTIATAVGGTPEIVKHLETGLLVPPEQENEISRQIIWLMKNPHRAEQLVENAQEHVVHEFSFRGQAAKYVELFEELVAVPSAGGTWVC